The segment GCGCGGCTGGTTCGAGTGCAAGACGGCCGATGGGCAGGTGGCGCGCGCCGACATGCCGTCGACGACGCCCTACCACCTCGCGACCGCTTACGCGGCGCTGCCCGCCGACGCGTAAGCCGGCGCACCGAACGACGGCGCGGCGCGCCCGCCGAGCGCCCGCACGTCGCCGAGCTCGAACACCGACACCGCCTGCATCAGGTGCGTGGTCTGGTCGCTCAGCGACGAGGCCGCCGCGGCGACCTGCTCCACCAGCGCCGCGTTCTGCTGGGTCAGCTGGTCCATCTGCGTGACGGCCTGATTGACCTGCTCGATCCCGACGGTCTGCTCGACCGACGCCGACGTGATCTCGGTCATCGTCTGCACGACGCGCGAGATCGACGTCGACACCGTGCGCATCGCTTCGCCCGCGCGCTCGACGAGCTCCGCGCCGCCGTTGATCTGTGCGACCGAATCCTCGATCAGCGTCTTGATTTCCTTTGCCGACTGCGCGCTGCGCTGCGCGAGCGAGCGCACCTCGCCCGCCACCACCGCGAAGCCGCGGCCCTGCTCGCCCGCGCGCGCCGCCTCGACCGCCGCATTCAGCGCGAGGATGTTGGTCTGGAACGCGATCCCGTCGATCACCGAGATGATCTCCGCGATGCGCCCCGAGCTTTGCGCGATGCCGCGCATCTTGTCGATCACGCTGTCGACGACCCCGCCGCCGTGGCTCGTCGCCTTGAGCGCGTCGTCGGCCAGCACGCTCGCCGCGCGGGCGCTGTCGGTGTTCTGGCGCACGGTCGCGGTCAGCTCCTCCATGCTCGCGGCGGTTTCCTCGAGCGACGCGGCCTGCGTGCCGGTGCGCGCCGACAGGTCCGCATTGCCGCTCGCGATCTCGCCCGCGCCGAGGTGGATCGCGTCGGACGCGTGGCGCACGACGCGCACGGTTTCCGCGATGCTCGCCTGCATCGTGGCGAGCCCGCGCAGCATGCGGTCGATCTCGTACACGCCGCCGGCGCGCACATCCTCGTCGAGCTTGCCCTGCGCGATCCGCTCGAAATGAAGGCCCGCCTCGTCGAGCGGCGCGACGACCGCGCGCCGCGCGGCCGCGTAGATCGCCGCGCTGCTCGCCAGCATCGCGGCCAGCAGCACGATGCCGACCCACTTGAACCAGCTCATGCCCGCGTCGATCGTGCCGAGCGCGGTGCGGCTCGACGCGCTGCCGTACTCGACGAAGCGATGCAGCTCGGTCAGGTACGCATCCTGGATGCTCTGGGTCGGCTGGTCGAGAAACGCCTGGATGTTGTCGCCGTCGAGGAACTGCACGAGTTCCACGAGCGCCGCGTGGATTTTCCGGTAACGGTCGGTGAGCGCCGCGACGCGCGTGCGGTTCTCCTCGTCGACGGGCTGCGCCGCGGCGAGCGTGGCGAATGCCTTGTCCGCCTCGGCGAGCGAATCGCTCGCATGGCGGATGATGTCGTCCGGCTTCGGGCCGCCGCGCACCATCCGCGTGCCGGCGCGCGACAGGTTGATGCGCGCGTCGAGCAGGCGTTCGGTCGCCTGGTTCGCCGCGCCGACCTGCGCGATCGCGACGTTCGACAGGTCGTCGACGCCGCTGCGTGTCGAGGTGAGCGACCAGAAGCCGAGCGCCTCGACCGCCAGCATGAAGAGACAGAACATGGTCAACACGCCGAGCAGACCCGACGCGAGCTTGATTTTGCTGAACATGGAAATTCCTGGAAAGCGACGATGGAGCAATGCCCCGGCGTTAGCGGCATTTCCCGGGCGGACTTTAGGCTCGCCGGTCAGGTAAGCCCGAGAATCTCCTCCAAATTAGGGAGGTCGCGCACGTGCGACGCAATAATCGCACTGCGCGGCGCCGCCAATCGCAGGAAATGCGGACAGATTTCCTTGCTTATCCGCGCCCCGCTTCCTAGAGTTCAGCGCAAGCGGCCACTCATTGCGAGGCAAGTCGATGACGGACATCGTGGATCACGCCCGCGGCGCATTGCGGGCGCAACCGTTCAGCATGCTGCTCGGCACGGAGCTGATGCACATCGGCGAGCACGAAGTGTCGCTGTGCCTGCCCGTGCGCGACGAGTTGCGGCAACAGCACGGCTACGTGCACGGCGGCGTCATCAGCTACCTCGCCGACAACGCGCTGACGTTCGCCGGCGCGCTCGCGCTCGGGCCGCGCGTCATCACGGCCGAATACAAGATCAACTACCTGCGGCCGGCGGTGAACGGCACGCTCGTCGCCCGCGCGAAGCTCGTCTATGCGGGGCGGCAACAGGCGACCTGCCAGTGTCACGTGTTCGTCATCGACGGCGATCACGAGCGGCTCGTCGCGATCGCGCAGGGCACGATCAACCGCGTCGGCGACGGAAAGGTGCCGGGGGCGCCGGAGGAAACGGCCTGAGGCGCTGCGCGGACAGAAATCGAGCTGCAGGGCAACGAGGCGCGCCCGACCTGAACGGCCAAGCATGCGGACAAGCGGCCGCAGCCGATGCGCTGCGCGTCTCGTTCTAACGTTTCATTGCAGCAAGATGGACTGCATCGCGCTCGCGCCGACCGACTGCGACAACCAGCACGATGACCTCCGTGTCGCGCACTTCGTAGACGAGTCGGTAGCCGGCGCTGCGTAGCTTGATCTTGTAGCGATCCGGGTGGCCGTGCAGCTTTGCCGAGGGTATGCGAGGCTTTTCAAGCCGCTCGGCGAGTTTGGATTTGAACTGGTCGCGAACTGTGCGATCAAGCTTCTTCCACTCTCTCAATGCGGGTTCGAGAAATGCGAGTTCAAAGGTCATTCAGCTTGACCTTGACGGCCTTCTCCTTGATACGCGCATCAGCCAGCGCGTTGTCTTCGATATCCTCCAGACGTTCGAGCATCGCCTCCCAAGTCTTCGCCGGGATGCAATAGAACGCCGGTTCGTTGTGGTTCAGGATCGCCACCGGGAAACCCTCTCCCGCCGCGACGGTTCCCATCGGGTTCCGCTTCAGCTCGGAGACGCTCGCCGTAACGCTTGCCAGGATCGTGTGAGGCATTTCGGCTCCTTCTTCAAATAAGAGCCAATCGTACGTCATTTAGCACCAAATTTAGCGCCAAAATTAGTCTTCTCGCACCCTCGAAGCCCTGCCGCGCGAATCGCGCCCGGCATAGCTCTCTGCCGCTGCAAGGTCCGATGCGCCGCGCATCAACAGCTTGCGCAATTGCCTGAGCCGCTGACACTCATCCCGTGAGGAGGCGCAACTACACCGGCATGCAGACGCGCCTACTCCGCACCATCACCCGCCAGCGGCAGGAAACGCGGCGCGACCTTCGCGCGCACGTTGCCGCCCGCATCGGTGCAATAGATCCCGCGCGCGACGTTATGCGGATGCTGCGCCGCCTCCGCGACGCTCAGCACCGGCGCGAAGCACGCGTCGGTGCCCTCCAGCAGCGCGCGCCAGTGCGCGGACGGCTGCCGCGCGAACACCTCCGCGAAACGCGCCTTCAGCGCCGGCCAGCGCGCGCGGTCATACTGCGACGCCGGATCGACGTCCGTCAGCCCCAGCCGTTCGACCAGCAATGCATAGAACGGCGGCTCGAGCGCGCCGATCGTCACGCATTCGCCGTCCGCGCAGCGGTAGACGTCGTAGAACGGCGCGTCGTGGAACAGGCTCGGCTGCGCGCCGTCGAGCTGGCCGTTCGCGCGCGCCCACAGCGCGAGCGTGCCGAGCATCGCGACGATGTCGACGATCGCGCCGTCGACCACCCGCCCCGGCCCGCCCGCGCGCACGTCGAACAGCGCGCAGACGATCCCGAACGCGAGCCCGAGCGCGCCGCCCGCATCGCCGAGGACGGTCGGCGGCAGGCCGGGTTTGTCGCCGCGCGGCGCGGCGAGCGACAGCAGGCCGGTCAACGCGACGTAGTTCAGGTCGTGGCCGGCGGCAGCCGAGAGCGGGCCCGCCTGGCCCCAGCCGGTCATCCGGCCATAGACGAGCCGCGGGTTGTGCGGTGCGCAGTCCTGCGGACCGAGCCCGAGGCGCTCCATCACGCCGGGCCGCAGCCCTTCGATCAGCGCGTCGGCCCGTGAAATCAGCGCGAGCGCTTCGTCACGCCCCGCCGGCGTTTTCAGGTCGAGCGGGACGATCGTCTTGCCTTCGCGCAGCAGGTCGCCGTCGCGGCCCTGCAGCGCGTCCGGCGCGCTCGTGCGGCCCGACGGACGCGCGATCAGCGTGACCTGCGCGCCCATCCCGGCGAGAATCCAGCCCGCGAGCGGGCCGGGGCCGAGGCCTTCGAATTCGACGAGATGGACGCCTTTCAGCGGCGAATCGAGCGGCATGCGGTTCTCCATGCTTGGCGGTCGGATGGCGTTCGCGACGCCCCCTGCAAATGAAAAATCCCTGCTCGGCGGGGTCCGCTTCGCAGGGATCGGGCTAGCCTTCGCGCGACAGACCGGGCCGGTCGCGCCGCGTCAGAACGCATCCCCCGGCACGCGCACCCAGCCCTCCATCAGCACGCGCGCACTGCGGCTCATGATCGCCTTGGTGACGGTCCACTCGCCGTTTTCCTGCTTCGCCTGCGCGCCGACCCGCAGCGTGCCCGACGGATGCCCGAAGCGCACCGCCTGGCGCTCGCCGCCGCCCGCCGCCAGGTTGACGAGCGTGCCGGGAATCGCGGCGGCCGTGCCGATCGCGACCGCCGCCGTGCCCATCATCGCGTGATGCAGCTTGCCCATCGACATCGCGCGCACCAGCAGGTCGACGTCGGTGGCCGCGACGCGCTTGCCGCTCGACGCGACATAGTCGGCCGGCTTCGCGACGAACGCGATCTTCGGCGTGTGCTGCCGCGTCGCGATCTCGTCGAGCGTGTCGATCAGGCCCATGCGCAGCGCGCCGTGCGCGCGGATCGTCTCGAACTTCTCGAGCGCCTTCGCGTCGCCGTTGATCGCATCCTGCAGCTCGGTGCCCGTATAGCCGATCGCCTCGGCCTCGACGAAGATCGTCGGGATGCCCGCGTTGATCATCGTCGCCTTCAGCGTGCCGACGCCCGGCACCGCGAGATCGTCGACGAGGTTGCCGGTCGGGAACATCGACCCGCCCGCGCCTTCTTCCTCGGCGGCCGGGTCCATGAACTCGAGCTGCACTTC is part of the Burkholderia ubonensis subsp. mesacidophila genome and harbors:
- a CDS encoding methyl-accepting chemotaxis protein, with the translated sequence MFSKIKLASGLLGVLTMFCLFMLAVEALGFWSLTSTRSGVDDLSNVAIAQVGAANQATERLLDARINLSRAGTRMVRGGPKPDDIIRHASDSLAEADKAFATLAAAQPVDEENRTRVAALTDRYRKIHAALVELVQFLDGDNIQAFLDQPTQSIQDAYLTELHRFVEYGSASSRTALGTIDAGMSWFKWVGIVLLAAMLASSAAIYAAARRAVVAPLDEAGLHFERIAQGKLDEDVRAGGVYEIDRMLRGLATMQASIAETVRVVRHASDAIHLGAGEIASGNADLSARTGTQAASLEETAASMEELTATVRQNTDSARAASVLADDALKATSHGGGVVDSVIDKMRGIAQSSGRIAEIISVIDGIAFQTNILALNAAVEAARAGEQGRGFAVVAGEVRSLAQRSAQSAKEIKTLIEDSVAQINGGAELVERAGEAMRTVSTSISRVVQTMTEITSASVEQTVGIEQVNQAVTQMDQLTQQNAALVEQVAAAASSLSDQTTHLMQAVSVFELGDVRALGGRAAPSFGAPAYASAGSAA
- a CDS encoding PaaI family thioesterase, encoding MTDIVDHARGALRAQPFSMLLGTELMHIGEHEVSLCLPVRDELRQQHGYVHGGVISYLADNALTFAGALALGPRVITAEYKINYLRPAVNGTLVARAKLVYAGRQQATCQCHVFVIDGDHERLVAIAQGTINRVGDGKVPGAPEETA
- a CDS encoding type II toxin-antitoxin system RelE family toxin, with product MTFELAFLEPALREWKKLDRTVRDQFKSKLAERLEKPRIPSAKLHGHPDRYKIKLRSAGYRLVYEVRDTEVIVLVVAVGRRERDAVHLAAMKR
- a CDS encoding type II toxin-antitoxin system Phd/YefM family antitoxin, which codes for MPHTILASVTASVSELKRNPMGTVAAGEGFPVAILNHNEPAFYCIPAKTWEAMLERLEDIEDNALADARIKEKAVKVKLNDL
- a CDS encoding CaiB/BaiF CoA transferase family protein — protein: MPLDSPLKGVHLVEFEGLGPGPLAGWILAGMGAQVTLIARPSGRTSAPDALQGRDGDLLREGKTIVPLDLKTPAGRDEALALISRADALIEGLRPGVMERLGLGPQDCAPHNPRLVYGRMTGWGQAGPLSAAAGHDLNYVALTGLLSLAAPRGDKPGLPPTVLGDAGGALGLAFGIVCALFDVRAGGPGRVVDGAIVDIVAMLGTLALWARANGQLDGAQPSLFHDAPFYDVYRCADGECVTIGALEPPFYALLVERLGLTDVDPASQYDRARWPALKARFAEVFARQPSAHWRALLEGTDACFAPVLSVAEAAQHPHNVARGIYCTDAGGNVRAKVAPRFLPLAGDGAE
- the prpF gene encoding 2-methylaconitate cis-trans isomerase PrpF — protein: MAHIPQIRIPATYLRGGTSKGVFFRLQDLPEAAQAPGAARDALLLRVIGSPDPYGKQIDGMGGATSSTSKTVIVSKSTRPGHDVDYLFGQVSIDKAFVDWTGNCGNLSAAVGPFAIGGGLVDPARVPRDGVATVRIWQANIGKTIVAHVPITNGMVQETGDFELDGVTFPAAEVQLEFMDPAAEEEGAGGSMFPTGNLVDDLAVPGVGTLKATMINAGIPTIFVEAEAIGYTGTELQDAINGDAKALEKFETIRAHGALRMGLIDTLDEIATRQHTPKIAFVAKPADYVASSGKRVAATDVDLLVRAMSMGKLHHAMMGTAAVAIGTAAAIPGTLVNLAAGGGERQAVRFGHPSGTLRVGAQAKQENGEWTVTKAIMSRSARVLMEGWVRVPGDAF